Genomic window (Alnus glutinosa chromosome 9, dhAlnGlut1.1, whole genome shotgun sequence):
ACTACCTCTAGGTATTGGGGTAGTTCGGCTACccataaggttttttttttcaaaaagaaaattttaattttgagggtATTATGTAAAATTAGTTTCTAAACTTATATGATAtttttcgtctttttttttttcacaattttgACTAACATATGGACTTCTTGCTAACGAATGGTAGTTTAATACGACTGAATATGACATGCAATAACTCATAGGGATAATTTATAAATGAATAATAGTTTGAGGGGTAAAGATATTTAACCCTTGATTTTTAGTAATTGTAGAAATGCTTTTCACAATAAAGGCTTGATATAAAGAATATAATATTAATGATGGATTTCAAGTTCCTGGATGACTCATTCTGTTCCCTCCCTTTCTTTATCTAATGCATAGGCGTGCTTTTAGGTTTGTGTAAAGGCTCATATTAGACTTCGACTGCTTGTTAAACGGAATTTCTTTTGAGTTCCCTTTAAGACCCATTTATATTGTGAATTTTGGTCATCTCACTAATTCTTGGAGATACAGAAGAAGGTTTCTGTCATAATCTCAAGTGTTCCACACGACTTAAATGAAAtattaaccatgtgtatataaacTCTTAACATCATTTTTCTAAAAGTCAGTTTTCAGGGTAAATGAGAGACCCTGAACATGTGGTCTTGACTCTTTCAGTTTGCAATCTAAGATTCTAAATTAGTGTTTCTTTATCAGGGAGAgggcaaaaaaaagaagaaaaaaacatcaTGGTTAAAGCATACACACAAGAGTACATTTACAAGCACCCATGGGAGCGGGTAACCTCTGCATCTTGGCGCAAGTTTACTGACCATGAAAACAGGCGCATACTAAACCATATCCTTGAAGTTGACACACTGAGCTGCAAGCTCGACCATATATCTCAGCAGCTTTACACCACTCGTGCAGTCACTGTCCATTTCCCCGGACCATGGTTCATACGGAAAATGGTCGGTCAGGACATCTGCCACTGTGTTGAATCAACGACTGTGGACGCCCAATCACGGTCAATGCAACTCACTTCCAGAAATGTTAGTCTTGAGAATTTCATACAAGTGGAGGAGAAGATCCGGTACGACCCCCACCCAGATAATCCAAATGGGTGGACGATTTGCAGGCAGGAGACGAGTATACATATAAAGCCATTATCTGCGCTGGCATCAATTGCAGAAATGGTGGAGCAACGATGTGGGGAGAAAGTTGTGAAGAATAGTGCTACGGGAAGAGAGGTTATGGAGAGGATCTGTAAATATTTGGAAGCTGAATCTAGAGAGATTGCTCTGGAATCCTGACAACAGTTTTTAGCTGAAAACCTGTCTCTACCATTTCATTTTTAATGTTAGttccataaatttaatggtggatTTAAAATTTAGTTGTATTGAGATGAGTAAGAGATGTATgtgtatcattttttaaaaataaaatactactaTGAAAGAGTAATATCTGA
Coding sequences:
- the LOC133877336 gene encoding uncharacterized protein LOC133877336, whose product is MVKAYTQEYIYKHPWERVTSASWRKFTDHENRRILNHILEVDTLSCKLDHISQQLYTTRAVTVHFPGPWFIRKMVGQDICHCVESTTVDAQSRSMQLTSRNVSLENFIQVEEKIRYDPHPDNPNGWTICRQETSIHIKPLSALASIAEMVEQRCGEKVVKNSATGREVMERICKYLEAESREIALES